Genomic window (Vigna unguiculata cultivar IT97K-499-35 chromosome 10, ASM411807v1, whole genome shotgun sequence):
aaatattaaaaaaccaaACTTAATCTTAATCTAATATAATCTAATATAATCTAATATGCCATATTAACAAACTAAATCTTAGATATTCCAACCGACTAAAATAAGAACTAACTTAAATCTAATTCACCGAATATAAAATACCCTATCATTTtgctaaataaaaacaattctGTAATCTAAAACATAATCTAAAAATTacctaacaaaattaaaattatctaaaaaaattaaagattatctaACTGTTAATAGGCAAAGAAGATAGAAGATTTATACGTAAAGTTTATGTTCACAGTATTTCGTACTTCATATGGAACGATGACAAACAACTAACGAGACTGATGATTCCACATTAAATTCAGGAGGAAGTAATGGAAGAGTAGTACGTACCTTTTTAGTACTGACTTGATTCTCGGTATGTGATTCTAGATGTGCAAAATTGTCGCACTGCCGTGAGCTGTAGTAAAAGTACTTGAACATGGGCAGACCCTTTAGTTCCAATGATCTCACCAAGGGACACGGGAGATCTTCATTTGCTCCGCTTGGATCTGTATCATCCTCAGCAACAATTGTCATCAGTTCCTTACAGTCTTCCACTTCTAGATTTTTAAGCTCTAAAAGATCTTGGGCTATTGATGCTGGAAACACATTTGTAAGGCCTCTACATTGCATAACATTTACTTCTTGtaaatgattcatatttaaaattccACGAGGATCTTCATTCCAAACATTCTCCAGATTTGGTAGATCGTATAAAGTTAAGTTCTTCAGACCAAAAGTTATTGTGTCTTGTGTTGTACATTTGACACCAATAATGGCTTTGACGGAATCACAGTTATTAACTTCAAACGTTACCAAATTAGTTAAGAAAGGAAGCAAACTAAATGGTAGCAGTACATCTTCCTCTACTAGATCTTCAAGTTCCACAAGATCTTTAGGTTCTATTGGTGGAATCACACATGTAAGGCGTTCACATTTCTCAACATGTATTTCTTCTAGATTATGCATGCTCATAATTCTGTGAGGATTTTCATTCCAAACGTTCTTTAGATTTGGCAACTCAGATAAACTCAATTTCTTCAGGGAAAAAGGATCGGCTGGTCCCATAAATGTCACATCTCTGTTTTGTGTTGTACATTGGACATCAAAGATGGTTTTGATAAACTTACAGTTTTGAACTGTTAATGTTTCCAAATTAGTTAAGAAAGGAAGTAAATTGAATGGTAGCAATACATCTGATGAAAACTGGCAACCATCCACCGTTAGAGATTCTAAGAGACCGAAGTAGGAGTTTGGAATTGACCGTGAGCCAAGACATAACTCTTCTATATCTCCCTCACTCAAGTTTGATATACTCTCCTGCAAAAGAACTTACatttagaattatattttcGTCACATTCAAATTTGTTTGAACGGTTTGGGAATTTTCCttcttttgatataataataataataataataaaaataagtataagacaacataataataaaatggattaaatatattttttttcttcaaattattttaaaaaattatgttcgTTTTCTAAGTTTATACGTATTTGGTTCATAGACTTTATCCTTCCAACCGACGTAGATGTTCAACATTTTCGTTTTTAAACTTCATTTATCACGTAATAAACGTTCAATACTtcgttttctaaaaaaaaatgttttatttgatttttgattCTTGTGTTATTGTTAGAGTGACATTGAGCTAAGTGTTAAGGCTGTATTTATTTGCTTAAAAGAGGaaacaaatacataaatgaTTGCTGTAAATGAAAAGAATTATGATTTATGAAAGTGCAAGATAAAAAACCTGGTTGTCAAGAAATTTCatctttccttttattattcaaaagtCAAATTTTATCTGTGATGAAGAATAGGATTTTGCACACCAATAAGTGTGTGGTTTATTTGacaatatgtaaaaaatataatatttgtaatcacactacatatttaaaaaaaattgaagaagaatCGGTCCTTATATACTTCTAAATTaggtaaaaataaatagtatatgTTGAATTGCTTCACAAATttgaggtaaaaaaaaaaaggtattccCCATTTAGATCACTTACACGAGTTTCAAAAGTTCTTagatcaataataaataataggtATCAATTTGGTGAAGCTTGAGATTCCAGATGCTAAAAGAAAATAGGTATAATTGACGACCATTATTCGTTAGTAACAGCATAGTCAGTAATATTTACGGACATAATGTGAAATATGTTGGCAATTGTCAACAAAATcatttttgtcattaaatttgttttacagATATTTTGTCGTTAGTAATTACTGAAAGATGTATTCTAAGGTAATTATCGTCATCCTTCAACAACTCTGTGTTTACACTTGCAAAAGGGAAAGTAAGTTGTCTATCTACTAGAAAAGTTGAATATACGCATCCTACCCAAGCATGCAAGGAAACTATCCAAATTTAAAGGTTAACGAAGGAACTTAGAAACAAGCAATAAAAGATTGTTGTATATTAATAGTAAAAGTGTGTTTCATATTATAAAGAATTCTATCTTCCACTATAGGACAAAAGTGATAGGTATAATCTATTACTTTGTTCGAGAAGCAGTAAAGCAAAGCAATGGAGCTCATTCAAGACTTACTCAACAGAAATTGAAAGTTTTAGTTTCGGCAAGTCTtagataaaaatagaaaaataaagagatttttGTGGTTTATGATTAGTTGAATAAATACACTAATTCTCGagaatcaaaaaatattttatatttgttgataaatCAAGTTCGCTTTTGAGAGTTTGAAGCCGGACTCCGGCTTCACACGATTGTCTCCTTTGTATGCCTTTTACAGAATATCTTACGTTTCTTTTGAAGACTGAACATTCATCCTCTCAAAGTCGGACTCATCAACAACTCGGTACAACACATATAGAGCCGCTTTCTTCTTTTCTCGTGTTGCTTTTTAATGTAGCAAGTTGAGCTATCGTCAGTTCTCCAACGTCCTCTGGTTCTTGGTGCCCATTTTCGACCACCTCCCATACTTCCTGGGAACCAAAGAGAGCCTTCATCTACAAGCTCCAGTTATCATAGTTGACACCTTTTGATAACTTCGGCAAGAGCATGTTGTTAGCAAGGTTGGTCTTTTCACTCAATCTCTCTTACTCTCAAATACTCTTTCTAATGCACTCATACTCTCGAGCTCCGATGCCAATTTGTTGACAAATCAAGTCGGCTGATGTAAAATAAGAACTCAGTGATGAAAGAACACTTTGTATATTATGCTTGCTgcaactttaaaatgaatagtACATGGTTATTTATAGGTCCCTAAGAGATGACCCTTCAACTACATCGAAATCCCAAAAGGCACTCTAGACTTTAAAACATATTCTAGACTCCAAGACGTAATCTACACCCAACAAGGTATTTCAGTACATGCCACAATCATTACCCGACGCTTTCTTTAGTTATCCACCTTTCTAAAATTATTCTACCCACACGGCAACTACCTAGGACACGTTACTGCATTTAATGTTCACCCATCAAAATCCCCCCATAAACTTAAATGTTCTTCTTGTCCTTCATTCCAAGTATCATCTTGTTGTTCTCGAACAAAGTGGTCGATAGTGGCTTTGTAAACATATCTGCAGCTTGAGCTTGGCTTTCGATGTGCACTAACTCCACATTTCCTTCTTTCACTTGTTCTGGGACGAAGTGAAACCGAACATCAATATGCTTGCTTCTCTCATGATTGACCGGGTTCTTCGCCAATTCAATGACCGACTTGTTATCAACTCGGATCACAATCcctttttcttgatttaacTCTAGCATTCTTAGAAGGCTTCTAAGCCAACAGCATGGCAGACACTCCAGAATGTTGCAACGTACTCGGCTTCACATGTTGACAACGTTACAATGGACTGCTTCTTCGAAAGCCAAGTGAACGTTGTGTTCCCATGAAGAATACACATCCAGACGTGCTTTTACGGCCATCAATATCTCCACACCAGTCGTTATCCGAGTAGTTGACTAGTTGGTAATAATTTGACATGGTATACATTAGGTCAAGCGACATATATCCTTTTATGTACCTTAGAATTTTGTTTAGTGTCTTCCAATTAGTATACCTCGGCTCGTCCATATACTGACTTGATATTCCATAACTTAGCATTAAATTTGGTCTGGTATTTGTAGGATACCTAAGGCTTCCAATCAGACTTCGGTATTTGATCGCATCAACTCAGTCTCCATCTGCATACCTAGAAAGCTTTGTGTCGGGTTCCATATTGGTGGAAATCGGGTTCCAACTTGTcatcttaaactttttcaagaCCTCCTCGGCATACATTTCCTGTGACACAAAGATGTCATTCTTTCCTTGAGCAACTTCCAAGCTAAGAAAGTACTTCATAAGACCTAAGTCGATCATTTCGAACTCCTTCATCATATCTTCCTTAAACCCTTGAATCAGCTCGACATTATTCCCCATGAATATAAGATCATCAACATATAGGGCAATAAACATCACATCTTCTCCACTCTTCTTTATGTAAAGAGCATGTTCATAAGGACATTGCTCATACCCATTCTTCTTGAAGTTTGAATTCAGACTTGCTTCACACGATTGTCCCCTTTGTATACCTTCTGCAGAATATCCTACGCTTCTTTCGAAGACTGAGCATTCGCTATCTTCTCAAAGTCAAACTCATCAACACCTCGGTACAACACGTACAGACCCGCTTTGTCCTTTGCACATGTTGCTTTTAATGTAGCAAGTTGGGCTATCGTCAGTTCTTCAACACGTCTTTTAGTTCTTGGTACCCATTTTCGACCACCTCCCATACTTCCTGGGAACCAAAGAAAGCCTTCATCTACCGGCTCTAGTCATCATAGCTGACGCTTTTTGATAACTTCGGCAGAGACATGCTATTAATAAGGTTGGTCATTTCGTTCAAACTCTCTTACTCTCAAACAATTTTTCTAATACACTCAGACTCTCAAACTCTGATTCTATTGAGAAATCAAGTCGACTGATGTAAAATAAGAACTCGGCGATGAGAGAACACTTTGTATATTATGTTCactgaaactttaaaatgaagtACATGGTTATTTACATGCCCTGAGAAATGACCCTTCAACTCCAAGACGTAATCTACGCTCAAGGTATTTCGGTGCATGCGAcaattaggggtggcaaaatgggttgggcccaacgggccagcccgtcagtccgtgctaaaaggaacgggctgggttgaagattttaACCCGTC
Coding sequences:
- the LOC114165617 gene encoding uncharacterized protein LOC114165617 gives rise to the protein MGPADPFSLKKLSLSELPNLKNVWNENPHRIMSMHNLEEIHVEKCERLTCVIPPIEPKDLVELEDLVEEDVLLPFSLLPFLTNLVTFEVNNCDSVKAIIGVKCTTQDTITFGLKNLTLYDLPNLENVWNEDPRGILNMNHLQEVNVMQCRGLTNVFPASIAQDLLELKNLEVEDCKELMTIVAEDDTDPSGANEDLPCPLVRSLELKGLPMFKYFYYSSRQCDNFAHLESHTENQVSTKKSWKCLSVGKNGVEMILRGEIQRNLLHNLDVLTLCLGSDVFGYKILEEVPNIEKLVVCDDSFKEMFCCESGNNVLQQLKVLQLESLGELVSIGLENSWTDSFVRNLETFEVIKCGSLKSLPRVWVN